In Malus sylvestris chromosome 15, drMalSylv7.2, whole genome shotgun sequence, a single genomic region encodes these proteins:
- the LOC126602180 gene encoding 60S ribosomal protein L6-like isoform X2 → MAAKARNPRKTRNPDLVRGVGKFSRSKMYHKRGLWAIKAKNGGVFPRHDVKPAAETQPEKPPKFYPADDVKKPLVNKRKPKPTKLRASITPGTVLIILAGRFKGKRVVFLKQLSSGLLLVTGPFKINGVPLRRVNQSYVIATSTKVDISGLNVEKFDDKYFAKEVEKKKKKGEGEFFEAEKEEKNVLPQGKKDDQKSVDASLIKSIEAVPDLKTYLAARFSLKAGMKPHELVF, encoded by the exons ATGGCGGCAAAAGCAAGGAACCCGAGAAAGACCCGAAACCCAGATCTCGTTCGCGGGGTGGGTAAGTTCTCGAGGTCCAAAATGTACCACAAGCGTGGTCTTTGGGCTATCAAGGCCAAAAACGGCGGCGTTTTCCCTCGCCACGACGTGAAGCCGGCGGCGGAGACCCAGCCTGAGAAGCCGCCCAAATTCTACCCCGCCGACGACGTCAAGAAACCTCTCGTCAACAAACGCAAACCCAAGCCCACCAAGCTCAG GGCTAGTATTACACCAGGGACGGTGCTGATTATATTGGCTGGAAGGTTTAAGGGAAAGAGAGTTGTTTTTCTTAAGCAGCTTTCTTCTGGGCTCCTGCTTGTTACTG GTCCGTTTAAAATTAATGGTGTGCCTTTGAGACGTGTTAATCAGTCTTACGTGATTGCCACTTCTACCAAGGTTGACATTTCTGGGTTGAACGTTGAAAAGTTCGATGATAAATACTTTGCTAAGGAAgttgaaaagaagaagaagaagggagaggGCGAATTTTTTGAGGCCGAGAAAGAG GAGAAGAATGTGCTCCCGCAAGGAAAGAAAGACGATCAGAAGAGTGTGGATGCTTCATTGATAAAGTCCATTGAGGCTGTCCCTGACTTGAAGACGTACTTGGCGGCAAGATTCTCTCTCAAGGCTGGGATGAAACCTCATGAGCTTGTCTTTTAG
- the LOC126602180 gene encoding 60S ribosomal protein L6-like isoform X1, whose protein sequence is MAAKARNPRKTRNPDLVRGVGKFSRSKMYHKRGLWAIKAKNGGVFPRHDVKPAAETQPEKPPKFYPADDVKKPLVNKRKPKPTKLRASITPGTVLIILAGRFKGKRVVFLKQLSSGLLLVTGPFKINGVPLRRVNQSYVIATSTKVDISGLNVEKFDDKYFAKEVEKKKKKGEGEFFEAEKELDLFFYMLMASMSVIGELHSLCQSFWWKLFVVSLLINISRTTNCRRRMCSRKERKTIRRVWMLH, encoded by the exons ATGGCGGCAAAAGCAAGGAACCCGAGAAAGACCCGAAACCCAGATCTCGTTCGCGGGGTGGGTAAGTTCTCGAGGTCCAAAATGTACCACAAGCGTGGTCTTTGGGCTATCAAGGCCAAAAACGGCGGCGTTTTCCCTCGCCACGACGTGAAGCCGGCGGCGGAGACCCAGCCTGAGAAGCCGCCCAAATTCTACCCCGCCGACGACGTCAAGAAACCTCTCGTCAACAAACGCAAACCCAAGCCCACCAAGCTCAG GGCTAGTATTACACCAGGGACGGTGCTGATTATATTGGCTGGAAGGTTTAAGGGAAAGAGAGTTGTTTTTCTTAAGCAGCTTTCTTCTGGGCTCCTGCTTGTTACTG GTCCGTTTAAAATTAATGGTGTGCCTTTGAGACGTGTTAATCAGTCTTACGTGATTGCCACTTCTACCAAGGTTGACATTTCTGGGTTGAACGTTGAAAAGTTCGATGATAAATACTTTGCTAAGGAAgttgaaaagaagaagaagaagggagaggGCGAATTTTTTGAGGCCGAGAAAGAG CTTGATCTCTTCTTCTACATGTTAATGGCAAGTATGTCAGTTATTGGAGAATTACATTCACTGTGCCAAAGCTTCTGGTGGAAACTTTTCGTTGTCTCactactaattaatatttcCCGAACAACAAACTGTAGGAGAAGAATGTGCTCCCGCAAGGAAAGAAAGACGATCAGAAGAGTGTGGATGCTTCATTGA
- the LOC126602179 gene encoding transcription factor MYB36-like, whose product MGRAPCCDKSRVKKGPWSPEEDTTLKNYLHKHGTGGNWIALPTKAGLNRCGKSCRLRWLNYLRPDIKRGGFTEGEDNVICTLHGTIGSRWSIIASQLPGRTDNDIKNYWNTKLKKKLLATNNMNLATRDTVDTNLSQFSDSIPKTETLQDQGAPSCFDGTLPYLMDVSSGQSFDPCTQISPSNPMEVNGFETREGKSFSIISPSQEVSSLPTSSGLGLENNYSIWSGNECVDNVSGVLMDYGFEPPNDDLLDGFGY is encoded by the exons ATGGGAAGAGCTCCATGCTGTGACAAATCCAGAGTGAAGAAAGGACCCTGGTCACCGGAAGAAGACACCACCCTCAAGAACTACCTCCACAAACATGGCACTGGTGGCAACTGGATTGCTCTACCGACCAAAGCAG GCCTCAATCGTTGCGGTAAGAGTTGTCGTTTGAGATGGCTAAACTATCTTAGGCCTGACATCAAGCGTGGAGGTTTTACTGAGGGAGAAGACAATGTTATTTGCACTCTCCATGGTACCATTGGAAGTAG GTGGTCTATTATAGCTTCTCAACTTCCAGGAAGAACTGACAATGATATTAAAAACTATTGGAACACCAAGTTGAAGAAAAAACTCTTGGCAACAAACAACATGAATTTGGCTACTAGAGACACCGTTGATACCAACTTGTCACAGTTTTCGGATTCGATTCCGAAAACTGAAACCCTACAGGACCAGGGAGCACCATCTTGTTTTGATGGCACATTGCCATATCTAATGGATGTAAGCTCGGGGCAAAGTTTTGATCCCTGCACTcaaatttctccttcaaaccCTATGGAAGTTAATGGTTTTGAGACTAGAGAAGGCAAGAGTTTCAGCATTATTTCACCATCTCAAGAAGTTTCAAGCCTTCCAACTTCATCTGGTTTGGGTTTGGAGAACAATTACAGCATCTGGTCTGGCAATGAATGTGTCGATAATGTCAGTGGGGTTCTTATGGACTATGGATTTGAGCCTCCTAATGATGATCTTCTGGATGGCTTCGGTTATTAA